Proteins encoded in a region of the Spartobacteria bacterium genome:
- a CDS encoding NAD(P)-dependent alcohol dehydrogenase, with translation MKAVVLEKKDVITIRDMPIQGQMTADSVRIAIKNVGICGSDVHYLTHGRIGPFVVEQPMILGHEAGGVVLEVGKNVKGLSVGNKVCMEPGIPNAKSRPSKIGMYNLDPDVQFWATPPVHGCLIEEVIHPAEYTFKLPDNVSLAEGAMVEPLAIGLQAAKKADITPGDVAVVIGAGTIGIMCAISAIAGGCSRVFIADMKKEKLDIAGSYPGVTPILVSETDPVAAVLEATQNWGADIVIEASGAAAVFSTITDYCCPGGTIVSVGMPVAPVPVDMVMLQSKELTIKSVFRYANMYPRAIELIASGQLNVKPLISEVYPFEKSIEAFERATEMRPTDVKIQIEL, from the coding sequence ATGAAAGCTGTTGTACTGGAAAAAAAAGACGTCATAACCATTCGGGACATGCCTATTCAGGGGCAGATGACGGCGGACAGCGTACGCATTGCGATAAAAAATGTAGGAATTTGCGGTAGTGATGTTCACTATTTAACGCACGGCCGGATAGGACCGTTTGTCGTTGAACAACCAATGATCCTTGGTCACGAAGCGGGTGGCGTCGTCCTTGAAGTGGGCAAAAATGTGAAAGGGCTTTCTGTTGGAAACAAGGTTTGTATGGAACCTGGTATACCCAATGCAAAATCACGCCCTTCAAAAATCGGGATGTACAATCTTGATCCGGATGTACAGTTTTGGGCGACCCCACCAGTGCACGGTTGCCTTATTGAAGAGGTTATTCATCCGGCGGAATATACGTTTAAGTTACCGGACAATGTTTCACTGGCTGAAGGGGCCATGGTCGAACCGCTTGCCATCGGTTTACAGGCTGCGAAAAAAGCAGACATTACTCCCGGTGATGTGGCTGTTGTCATCGGAGCTGGCACCATTGGCATCATGTGCGCGATTTCTGCCATTGCGGGAGGATGCAGCCGGGTCTTTATTGCCGACATGAAAAAAGAGAAACTCGACATTGCCGGCAGTTATCCCGGCGTGACCCCCATCCTTGTATCTGAGACCGATCCGGTAGCTGCCGTTTTAGAAGCTACGCAAAATTGGGGTGCCGATATTGTCATCGAAGCGTCTGGTGCTGCTGCCGTTTTCAGTACTATAACCGACTACTGCTGTCCTGGCGGTACGATTGTTTCGGTTGGGATGCCTGTGGCTCCCGTGCCTGTCGATATGGTCATGCTTCAGTCAAAAGAACTCACCATAAAGTCAGTATTCAGATATGCAAATATGTATCCAAGAGCCATTGAGCTGATTGCCTCCGGCCAACTGAATGTTAAGCCGCTGATTAGCGAGGTTTATCCGTTTGAGAAATCCATTGAGGCTTTTGAAAGAGCAACTGAAATGCGTCCGACGGATGTAAAAATTCAAATTGAGCTGTAA
- a CDS encoding LacI family transcriptional regulator: protein MSKNVTMREVAAHAGVSIATVSHVMNKTRHVNQQTRELVLKSIDELGYAFPLPPPDTQTANGLIGLIIADIREDYYTEIVKAAESTAQENGFSIILCDSEDDKEKEHFYLRMLINKNVQGIVLAPIDQTAPPFLLEENDIPVVLIDRRYDKQTYDFIGIDNFAAGRDATLHLMLEGASRIGFIGYNDSVYTIHKRILGYREALKLSGAEHEPHVLRLKYHTDRTSGKIADMVREHHLDGLVCGTSHACYETVTALKECGIPISDDLRIVTFDENKWFEFLSFPLSVVRQPTTEIGTLAVEFVINKLRNPQLLKREPRSVLLNAEIVRRSSDDHSEL, encoded by the coding sequence ATGTCAAAAAATGTGACAATGCGTGAAGTCGCTGCTCATGCCGGTGTTTCCATCGCAACAGTATCTCACGTGATGAACAAAACTCGCCATGTGAATCAGCAAACACGCGAACTCGTTCTCAAATCCATTGATGAACTCGGCTACGCATTTCCGTTGCCACCTCCGGATACGCAAACGGCAAATGGTCTCATCGGCTTGATCATTGCAGATATTCGTGAGGATTATTATACCGAAATAGTAAAGGCAGCTGAAAGCACCGCACAGGAAAACGGATTTTCCATCATTTTATGCGATTCGGAAGATGATAAGGAAAAAGAGCATTTTTATCTGCGCATGCTTATCAATAAGAACGTTCAGGGCATTGTCCTGGCTCCGATTGATCAGACTGCACCACCTTTTTTGCTTGAAGAAAATGACATCCCTGTTGTTTTGATTGATCGCCGTTATGATAAGCAGACATATGACTTTATCGGGATTGATAATTTCGCTGCAGGTCGCGATGCGACGCTTCATTTGATGCTTGAGGGAGCCTCCCGTATCGGCTTTATCGGATATAACGATTCGGTCTATACGATTCATAAGAGAATTCTCGGTTATCGCGAAGCACTCAAACTATCTGGTGCAGAACACGAACCACACGTATTACGTCTCAAGTATCACACCGATCGAACCAGCGGTAAAATTGCTGACATGGTTCGTGAGCACCATTTAGATGGTCTCGTTTGTGGAACATCTCACGCGTGTTATGAGACTGTTACAGCTCTGAAAGAATGTGGCATTCCCATTTCAGATGATTTGAGGATTGTTACATTTGATGAAAACAAGTGGTTTGAATTTCTCTCTTTTCCGCTTTCCGTTGTCAGGCAGCCAACAACAGAGATCGGTACGCTCGCCGTTGAATTTGTTATCAACAAACTGCGAAACCCGCAGTTACTAAAACGGGAGCCCAGATCTGTTTTGCTGAACGCCGAAATTGTCAGGCGCTCATCAGACGACCATTCCGAGCTATAA